The stretch of DNA GCTGAAAAAGAAGGCATCGAAGCCGGTGAAAATATCGAAGTCAAGCTGTTTTAATGGGGTCAGGCTTAAACTTTCTTAAACTAACCATAGTAGTTGTATATATAAATAAGGCAATAAGGCGCAGACAATAAGGCTCCTTTAACGAAGGGCTATCAGTTTTAAGCTTTAGCCTATGTTTAAGGTTCCAGCGGGGCTTTGGATTTAGCTATGCTTTTAAATTTAAATTCATACGAAGCATGAACAAGGCACATCGAACAATAGCTCCGATAATATAGTGCAAACAGTGAGTGAGGTACCACCGGATTTGTGTATAGATAAATGTATTGTCTGGTTGGATTTGACTGTTACACCTAAACGGATCCAGTGTTGAAAAGTTGAAAGTTATTTGCGAAAGATGCAATTGCATTTGTTGTTTGCAAATTGTTTGCAAATTACACATGGTTTGTAGGCTATTCTATCGAAAAAAACCAATGCATTATTTTGGGCGAACGGAGTGAAACAATGAAAAGGGACGTTTACTTGGAGGACAAGCCGCTGGATAAGGCGCTGGCGGAATACCTTGATTATCTGGCCGGGCTTGGTGCACTTGCCCCGGGCCCCAGTGAGTTTATAGCGGTGGAGGATGCGGCAGGCCGGGTGACCGCAGCGCCGGTATATGCCCGAACTTCTTCGCCACATTACCACGCTGCTGCGATGGACGGAGTGGCGGTAAAGGCTGCGGACACTTTTGGCGCCTCCGATGCCACTCCTAAAAAGCTGTCCCTGGGTCCCCGAGCAGCTGTGGTGGATACCGGGGATCCCCTGCCGCCGGAGTGCGACGCCGTTATTATGATTGAGGACGTGCATTTTATTGAAGAAAGCGTGTTTGAAATTACTGCCGGAGCGGTGCCCTGGCAGCATGTTAGGGTGATTGGCGAGGATGTGGTAGCTACCGAAATGATTGTGCCCGCCAACCACCGGTTGCGCCCTGTCGACTTGGGCGGCATATTGGCCGGCGGGTTGACGGAAATTGCCGTGCATCCCCGGCCCAAGGTGGCGCTTTTGCCAACAGGTACCGAGCTGGTGCAGCCCGGAGTGCAACTTCAGCCCGGAGATATTATTGAATATAACACCCGGGTGCTGGGCGCAATGGTGGCTGAATGGGGCGGGGCCCCCCGGCGCCGGGAAATTACCGCCGACGATTACCAGGCTTTGAAAGCGCGGCTGCAGGAAGCGGTATCGGAGTATGACGTAGTGCTGATTAACGCGGGTTCATCTGCTGGACGGGAGGATTTTACCGCCGAGCTTATCGGCGAGCTGGGGCGTGTGCTCACCCACGGGGTTGCCATCAAGCCCGGTAAGCCTGTGGTGCTGGGTGAGGTGGCGGGCAAGCCGGTGGTGGGAGTGCCCGGTTACTCGGTATCTGCGGTGTTGGCAGCCGAGCTGTTTGTCAAGCCCATTATTTATAGCAAGCTGGGAGCGGTGCCACCCGCCCGGGAAAAGACCAGTGCCATAGTATCCCGTAAAATTGTATCTCCTATGGGCACAGAAGAATTTGTCCGGGTCAAACTCGGCCAGGTAGGGGATAAAATCATTGCCACGGCTATTTCCCGGGGAGCCGGGGTGATTATGTCGATGGTGCGGGCCGATGGTATGCTGCGGGTGCCCAGGCTTTCTGAGGGTTACAACGCCGGGCAGTCCGTGTCGGTGGAATTGATGCGCCCGCTGGAGGAAGTGCGAGAGACAACGGTGATTATCGGCAGTCACGATATCGCCCTGGATGTGCTGGCCAACCACCTGCGCCAAAAATATCCCTTCGCCACCCTTTCATCGGCCCATGTGGGCAGTCTGGGAGGATTGAGCGCCTTGAAGCGGGGTGAGGCCCACTGTGCCGGAACCCATTTACTGGACGAGCAAACCGGCGATTATAACGTGTCCTACATTAAGCGACTGCTGGCCGATCAACCTGTTGTTTTAGTCAATCTTGTGCACCGGGAGCAGGGTTTGATAGTAGCACCCGGTAATCCCCACGACATTCAAGGGGTGAGGGATCTGGCAGCCCGGGGTCTTAGTTATATTAACCGGCAGCGTGGTGCAGGCACGCGCATTTTGTTTGATTTCAAACTTAAAGAGCAGAGCATTAATCCCGACGAAATCAAGGGTTACGAGCGTGAGGAATACACTCATATGGCCGTGGCTGCGGCGGTAGCCTCGGGATCGGCCGACGCCGGCATGGGCATACGGGCCGCGGCCCTGGCCTTGGGTCTGGACTTTGTACCCGTGGTCGAGGAACGTTACGATTTATGTATTCCAGGTGCTTACTATGACACTCCGTACATAAAGCGGCTGTTAGAGGTAATCGCCGAACCCGCCTTTCAGCAGGAAGTCCAAAGCCTGGGCGGCTACGACCTGAGGGACTGTGGCAAAATAATGTACGACAGCCGGGGGTAGTGGCAGAGCGGCTCTCCAAACTGGTGCAACCGGTGCTTATACAATCCGTTCCCCCAGGGTGTAAATATTCATCTTGTTGCCCCTGGCAAAACCCACCACGGTTATGTTTAGCTGACGAGCAAGTTCAAGGGCCAGATCCGTAGGGGCGGAGCGGGATATAATCACGGGTACACCCAGGCGGGCTGATTTAACCAGTATTTCCGAGGATACCCGCCCGGAAAAAAGCAGCACCTTATCCCGGGTTGTTATCCCATGCAATAAGCACCAGCCGGTAATTTTGTCCAGCGCATTGTGGCGGCCCACATCTTCAAAAAAGCAAAGGATCTGTTCACCGTCACTGAGGGCAGCCCCGTGCACGCCTCCTGTGGCAGCAAATAGTGCGGAGCGGTGCTCTACTTCCTTGCGCAGGGCCACAATGGCGGTGGTGGAAATGCGCAGCTCAGCTGCTACGGGGGCGATGCCGGTGTCATTAACAAAATAAAAGGAAGCCCGACCCCTCCCGCAGCAGGAGGCTACGTGCCGCTTAAGGAAATTCTTTTCGGCTTGCACCGGGCGTCGGGTTTCCACCCAGACCAAGCCGTCGGCCTCATTATGAGAAAAACCGGCAATGTCATCCGCTCCGGCAATAATGCCCTCGGCAAATAGAAAGCCATAGCATAATTCACGCAAGTTCATGGGGGAGCAAATTAACGTAACCAGCTCAGTGTTATTTAAATAAAGGGTTATGGCTGTTTCCCGGACGACCACGTCTTCTGTGCAGGTGCGGTCGTGGCCGGATATTTTTTCAATTGTTACAGGTGTTTGACCAGTCAAAAGCTATCCCTCCAAAAGTTTGATAACCCAATTGTACATATTTGGATATAAACAATGCAATATATTTTTTCGTTTTCAGATTTTATAACCCGCCTATTGAAAGTAGTTGGTGGTAAAAGGTCAATGTTGGTGCTTAAACTGAAAGTCGAGGTAAAAGGATGTTATGTCCAATAACGTTTATCAATGATTATTAAGCCAAGGAGCGACGTACATGATGTGTAACATAAGGAGGCTTATAAAGTGTTCAAAGTGGCAATTTTAACTATGAGCGATAAGGGTTCGCGGGGCGAACGCGAGGACCGCAGCGCCGGAGTAATCGGGGAATTGGTGGCGCAGCAGGGGTGGACGGTAGCAGAGTACCGCGTTATCCCCGATGATTATGACACCATCGTGGAAACACTGATTGATTTAGTTGACCGTGGCCGGCTTGATCTTATTATTACCACCGGGGGCACGGGTTTTAGCCCGAGGGATAATACTCCCGAGGCCACACGGGCGGTAATCCATCGTGAGGCACCTGGCCTGGCCGAGGCTATGCGCTTGGAAAGTATGAAAAAAACCAACCGGGCCATGCTTTCCCGGGCAGTGGCGGGTATCAGGCATAGTACCCTTATAGTTAATTTACCCGGCAGCCCTAAAGGCGTGCGGGAGTGCCTGGAAGCAATTCTTCCTGCACTGCCCCACGGCCTGGAGATACTCACCGGGCAGGCACAAGATTGCGGCAGCGCGGGATAGCTGTTAAGATGATGATACACGTGTAACGGCCTAAAATAAGCGTAATGCCGAATTTTTTGAAATATTACCGTATAAAACCAGTTTAATTGTGGGAAAATATTTCTAGGTGTTTTAATAAAAATAGGCTTTAATTACAATATAGAAGGAGAAAGCCCGAGCAATATTTAAAAGATTGTCCTTTTTTTTAAAAATAAGGGTAATTTCTTGTGAAAAAATACTTGCTTTTGGTTGGCTCGTTCTATATTATATTACTTGGGTATTAGCACTCGGCTCCAATGAGTGCTAACAATAAATAAAACCGCTCAATACTTTATCAAAATAATATTAAGGAGGGGTTTTTGTGATAAGACCTTTAGGCGATCGGGTGGTTGTAAAGCCTCTGCCCAGCGAAGAAGTAACCAAAAGCGGTATTGTGCTGCCGGATACGGCCAAGGAAAAGCCGCAGCAAGGTGAAGTAGTGGCCGTGGGTTCAGGCCGTCTGTTGGATAACGGGCAGCGCGTAGCTATTGACCTGAAAGCAGGGGACAAGGTGCTGTTTTCCAAGTATGCAGGCAATGACATTAAAATCGACGAGGTTGAGTACTTGATCCTGCGGGAAATGGACATCCTCGGCGTCATTGAGTAATGCGCTGTAGCAACAATCACTGGCAAGTTCTTTAATGATTATATATCAACAATTGAAGGAGGTAAGTTTAAGTGGCAGGTAAAGAAATTATTTTCCGCGAAGATGCCCGTAAAGCGCTGGAAAAGGGCGTAAACGCGCTGGCTGAAGCGGTTAAGGTTACCCTGGGTCCCAAAGGCCGCAATGTTGTGTTGGAGAAAAAATTTGGTTCGCCTATGATTACCAATGATGGCGTGACCATTGCGAGAGAAATTGAACTGGAAGATCCGTTTGAAAATATGGGTGCCCAGCTGGTTAAAGAAGTGGCCACTAAAACTAACGATGTAGCCGGTGACGGTACCACTACTGCCACACTGCTGGCCCAGGCCCTTGTGCGGGAAGGTTTGAAAAACGTAGCCGCCGGTGCCAACCCTATGATTATCAAGCGGGGCATTGAAAAGGCCGTTGAAAAAGCAGTGGATGCCATTAAAGGTTCCGCTAAAACTGTGGAAAGCAAGTCTGCCATTGCCCAGGTTGCTTCAATCTCTGCCAACGATGATTCCATTGGCAACCTGATTGCCGACGCTATGGAAAAAGTGGGTAAAGACGGTGTAATTACTGTTGAGGAATCCAAAGGTATCGGTACCACCCTGGAAGTTGTAGAAGGGATGAATTTTGACCGGGGTTACATATCCCCCTACATGATCACCGACACCGATAAAATGGAAGCTAATTTGGATGATCCCTATATTTTAATCACTGACCGTAAGATTTCCGCAGTGGCCGACATTTTGCCGGTGCTGGAAAAAGTTGTACAGTCCGGCAAAGCCCTGGTCATCATTGCTGAAGATGTTGAAGGTGAAGCGCTGGCTACTTTGGTGCTGAACAAACTCCGCGGCACTTTCACCTGCGTGGCTGTCAAGGCCCCCGGATTTGGCGATCGCCGCAAGGCCATGCTGCAGGATATCGGTATTCTGACCGGCGGCACCGTGATTTCCGAAGAAGTGGGCTTAAAGCTGGATAAAGCCGATATCACCATGCTGGGTCGGGCTTCCAAGGTTCGTATTAAGAAAGAAGAAACCATCATCGTGGGTGGTGCCGGCAGTACCGATGATATTACCGCCCGGGTAACCCAAATTAAGAAGCAAATTGAAGAAACCACTTCCGACTTCGACCGGGAAAAACTGCAGGAGCGCCTGGCCAAGCTGGCTGGTGGCGTGGCTGTTATCCAGGTTGGTGCTGCTACTGAAACCGAATTGAAGGAAAAGAAACTGCGTATTGAGGACGCTCTGAACGCTACCAGGGCCGCAGTTGAAGAAGGTATTGTATCCGGCGGTGGCGTGGCCTATGTGCAGGGCATTAACGCTCTGACTGATCTGACTACGGAGACCATGGATGAAAAAGTGGGTGTAGACATTGTCCGCCGGGCATTGGAAGAGCCCCTGCGCCAGATTGCCAGCAATGCTGGTATGGAAGGTTCCGTTGTTGTTGAAAAAGTACGGGTTGCTGAAGCAGGTGTGGGCTTTAACGCTCTCTCCGGTGAATATGTGAATATGATCGATGCCGGTATCGTTGACCCGGCTAAAGTTACTCGCTCCGCGCTGCAAAACGCAGCCAGCATCGCGGCCATGATCTTGACCACTGAAACACTGGTGGCTGAAAAGCCCGAAGATAACAAGGGCGGCGGCGGCATGCCTCCCGGAATGGGCGGCATGGGCGGAATGGGTGGCATGATGTAAAACGCACCAAAAACCCCTGAAAATATAAGGGTTTGCGTGGTTTATGAAGCCGCAAAGGTAACGGAAAGGTAACATAGGAATTGTTTTAGTTAAAGACTTCCCATTAGTTCGCTGAATTTTTGGGGAGTCTTTCTCTTTGCTGGCTTTGTAACATGCAGATAGATATATATACCGGGTGGTGTCATCATCAGAAACCAGGAAAGTTCACTCGCAAAAAGAGAGGAAATATAAGGATATATATGGTATAATCAACAAAGGGAATACATAACTAACTAAACAGACCTCACCTACCGGGAATAATAGTATTCCAATGAAAGGGGGTGAGGTAGGGTGATTGCCATAAGTGATACTATACAAGTTATCATTGCGGTAATACTTTTCCTAACCCTCGTTGTTCAAATGACTAATCGAGGTTAATGTAAAAGCCCTTAAAACTATTACAGTAGTTTTAAGGGCCAAACCTAAACCCCGGCGGGTCGAGGCAACGCAAACTGTTAATTGGTTCTTGTATTCCCTATTTAAATAAATATTATAACGAAAAATCAGCAATGTCAACCGGGCACCAAAAGAGATTGGAATAAATAGTAAACCTGCCAGTATCAGCACTACTTTAACATAGTTATCAAACTTTTTGTAGATCAGGGCAATGGTATAGCTGCGGTTGTACCTTATTTTTTTATCCCAAGAAATTAAAGAATCAAAAGATCGTCTTTTGGATTGGTTTGGGCTGTAGGTTCCGATTTGCTTCACAGAATATGCGAGAAAATCTCAAATTATTATACATATTGACTATAAATGGAAGAGTAATGTGCTATAATAATAACGTAGGATTTCTATATAAAAAAATTAGAGGTGTAAGCTTATGGAGGTATGCTACAACAAATTATTTAAGTTGTTGATAGATAAAGGCATTAAAAAAACTGAGCTTCGAAAAATGACCGGCATCAGTCCTAACACCTTAACAAAGTTATCAAATAACGAATTCGTTTCGATGGCAGTTTTAGTAAAGATTTGCCGCCAATTGAATTGTGACTTTGGCGATATTGTTGAGATAGTAGAAAGCCCTGAGTATAAAACAGCAAATCCTAAAGGATAATATATGGAAAACATTGGTGAAGGAGACATGACGAGAAAAGAATACAGCGCAGGAGCAGTGAAGCGATCCTTCTGGTTTGCCGAGTTTCGCAAGGTGGTCAACCTGCTTAACAGCGGCAAAACATTAAATGAAATCAAGACTTTGAATTTAGAAGAAAATATCTTCTCAGCCCCGACACAGGCAAGGGCAATTCAAATATTCAATGCGGTGTCTTCTCGTGTAAAAAACATAGACAAGTCTTTTTATCAATTATTTGAGCGATGTGATATCGCAAATCAAAAAATAATTGTTCTGACAGCTGTGATGCAGAGCGACAGTTTATTTTTTGATTTTATATACGAAGTCTACCGTGAAAAATTGATTATCGGTGACAATGAATTGACTGACAGAGACTTTAGTATTTTTTTCAAAAACAAGCAATTGCAAAGTGAGAAAGTGGCCAGCTGGACGGACTACACTTTAAAACGTTTGAGCACTTGCTATAAGACAATGCTTATGGAAGCCGGTATCATAAACCGGGCAATCGGAAATAGAAAAATCTTGAAACCAATCTTGGATAAATCGTTGGAAAACTGCCTGCTGGCAAATCGTATGGAAATAACGCTCCATGCGTTGACGGGAGTGAGATAAATGCGCAGTTTGGAAGAAAAACTTGATGGAGCGGAACGCAAGATTAAAACTGAGAGTTTTCGGCAAAACAAAGGGCTTGGCAATGAAGTTGGCTATTATGTCTTCGATTACCCTGCGGACAAAGAACTAATGGTCAGGGAACGAATTGCATACATGAAAGCCAAAAACGCTAAAGGTACCGATGGATTCGAGCTTGTTGTTTATGACCTTTATGATATTATTATCGACCTTTTGGAAAAGGAAGGCTTCATGGAACAATGCTTCAAGTTTGAAAAGAAAAAGGGCCTGGAACGGGTCGTTAAGGCTGTGGGAAATCTCCTGCAATTTAATGATGAAAACAACCTGATTGTTCAGTATATTCAAGAACATACGCCCGGGGATGCAGTTATTTTCTTAGTTGGGATAGGAAAATGCTACCCTCTTCTCCGTTCACATAAAGTTCTCAATAACCTTCATCAGGTGATCGATCGAGTGCCGGTGGTACTTTTCTATCCGGGCAAATATGACGGGCAGGAATTGGTCCTGTTTTCAGAAATCAAAGACGGCAATTATTACAGAGCATTTAGGCTCGTTGATTAAAAGGAGAATAGATATGCTGATTAAAGATATGTTTGTCAAGCGGATTGACAGAGATATTAAAGGCGTAATCAAAGTCGGTCAGGCCGACGATGAAAATATCCGGCAGGAACTGGAAGAATATGTTGTGACACGAGAACTGCAAAAACACTTTGCAGATTTTTTTGGAAGCTACAAGAAAGGCATCAACGGTTACACCGATAAAATGGGCGTTTGGATTTCCGGTTTCTTCGGAAGTGGTAAATCGCACTTCTTGAAAATTTTGTCCTACCTGCTGGAGAACAAAGAAGTGAACGGTAAGAAAGCCCTGGACTATTTTGTCGAGGACAACAAGATAATCGATCCAATGGTTCTGGCCGACATGAAACTGGCTGCCGGTGTATCTACCGATGTTATCCTGTTTAACATTGACTCCAAGAGTGAAATAACCGGCAAACATAATAAGGATGCCATTGTCTCTGTTTTTTTGAAAGTGTTCAATGAAATGCAGGGTTTCTGTGGCTCCATTCCCTTCCTGGCTGACCTGGAAAGACAGCTTACTGAAAAAGATCGCTATAAAGAATTCAAGCAACTATTTAAAAAAGATTTTGGCGGCACATGGGAAGCATCCAGGCATAAGTTTGATTTCATCCAGGATAGTATTGTGGATGTTCTGTCTGAAATGGGCTTTATGAGTAAATCAGCCGCCCGAAACTGGTGTGAAAAAGCAACCGAACCTTATCGGATTAGCATAGAAGACTTTGCCAAAATGGTCAAAGAATATCTTGACCGCAAAGGCCATAATCACCACATCGTCTTTTTAGTGGATGAAATCGGCCAGTACATAGGAGATGATTCTAAACTAATGCTTAACCTGCAAACCGTTACCGAAGACCTGGGTACGGCTTGCCGGGGTAAAGTCTGGATCGTAGTGACCAGCCAGCAGGATATTGATTCCGTTACCAAAACGAAGGGCAATGATTTCTCAAAAATTACCGGGCGTTTTGATACCCGTCTGTCTCTTTCATCAGCCAACGTGGATGAAGTGATTAAGAAGAGAATTTTGGCTAAAACGGCTACTGCTGAACAAACACTGAGATTGCTTTACGAGCAAAAAGCAACTATCATTAAAAACCTGATAGTTTTCAATGATGGTGTAGAGAAAAAACTATATTCCGATGATGATGACTTTGCTGCCGTTTACCCCTTTGTGCCTTATCAATTTAACCTGCTGGCCGGTGTCCTGACCTCCATCAGAACCCACGGGGCTTCCGGCAAGCATTTGTCCGAGGGAGAGCGCTCCATGATTGCCCTGTTCAAGGAATCTGCCATGAAGCTTATGCATGAGCAGTCCGGCGCCATGATTCCCTTCAATGTCTTCTACGATGCGCTGCACCAGTTCCTGGACCACAGCCATAAGGGGGTTATCTCCAGAGCGCTGGACAATGACTTCATTAATCCCGACCATGAAGTTGACTGCTTCAATGTTAACGTCCTGAAAACCCTCTTTATGATTAAATACGTCAAAGAGATTACCGCCAACATTGATAATATCACCAGTCTCATGATTCCTGATATTGACACCGACCGCATTGCTTTGAAAAAGCAGGTTGAGGAAGCTCTTAAAATTCTGGTCCGCCAGATGCTGGTGCAAAAGAACGGCGACATCTATGTCTTCCTAACGGATGAAGAACAGGAAATCAACCGTGAAATTGAAAACCAGCACGTGGAAATGTCCGAGGTTCTCGGCAAGGTTTCTGAGCTGATTTTTGAAGATATTTTCAGCGGTAAAAAGTATCGCTATCCTGCCTTTAATGGACGGTATAGTTTTGCCTTTAATCAAATTGTCGACGACCGTCATTATAAGGCCAACCAGAACCACGATATTGGTGTGCGGGTACTGACCCCAAATTCCGATTATGGGGCACAGGAAACAACTCTGCGTCTGATGTCCGGACAGGGCAGGGAAGTTCTGGTCGTGTTGCCCAATGACGCTGCATTTTTAAACGAAATGACAAGTGCGCTGAAAATTGAAAAATACCTGCGATTTGCATCTTCTAATAATGCACTGGTTAAATTTGAGCAGATCAAAGAAGCCAAGCGGGTGGAAATGCGGGAAAGAGGCGCAAACGCCAAGCTATTTCTAATTGAGGCCATGAAGAACGCAGATATTTATGTCAACGGTGACAAAGCGCCAATAGGCGCAAAAGGTGTCACCGTCAGAATCAACGATGCCCTTGGCCGTCTGGTTGCCACGGTGTATCACAAACTGCCTTATATTGACGTAGCAATGAGTGAAGCTAACATCAAAGCTTTGTTTAATAATACAAAACAACTGACCCTGACGCTGGAAGGTGGCACAGAACCCAATATTCATGCCCTGAATGACATGCTTAATTATATTGGAGGAAATTCCTCCATGCACATGAAAACTTCCATGAAAAGCTTAATGGATCGCTTCATGAAAGCCCCTTACGGTTTTGTGGAAGATGATGTGGAATGGTTGGTGGCCAAGCTA from Desulfoscipio gibsoniae DSM 7213 encodes:
- a CDS encoding molybdopterin biosynthesis protein, giving the protein MKRDVYLEDKPLDKALAEYLDYLAGLGALAPGPSEFIAVEDAAGRVTAAPVYARTSSPHYHAAAMDGVAVKAADTFGASDATPKKLSLGPRAAVVDTGDPLPPECDAVIMIEDVHFIEESVFEITAGAVPWQHVRVIGEDVVATEMIVPANHRLRPVDLGGILAGGLTEIAVHPRPKVALLPTGTELVQPGVQLQPGDIIEYNTRVLGAMVAEWGGAPRRREITADDYQALKARLQEAVSEYDVVLINAGSSAGREDFTAELIGELGRVLTHGVAIKPGKPVVLGEVAGKPVVGVPGYSVSAVLAAELFVKPIIYSKLGAVPPAREKTSAIVSRKIVSPMGTEEFVRVKLGQVGDKIIATAISRGAGVIMSMVRADGMLRVPRLSEGYNAGQSVSVELMRPLEEVRETTVIIGSHDIALDVLANHLRQKYPFATLSSAHVGSLGGLSALKRGEAHCAGTHLLDEQTGDYNVSYIKRLLADQPVVLVNLVHREQGLIVAPGNPHDIQGVRDLAARGLSYINRQRGAGTRILFDFKLKEQSINPDEIKGYEREEYTHMAVAAAVASGSADAGMGIRAAALALGLDFVPVVEERYDLCIPGAYYDTPYIKRLLEVIAEPAFQQEVQSLGGYDLRDCGKIMYDSRG
- the fdhD gene encoding formate dehydrogenase accessory sulfurtransferase FdhD, giving the protein MTGQTPVTIEKISGHDRTCTEDVVVRETAITLYLNNTELVTLICSPMNLRELCYGFLFAEGIIAGADDIAGFSHNEADGLVWVETRRPVQAEKNFLKRHVASCCGRGRASFYFVNDTGIAPVAAELRISTTAIVALRKEVEHRSALFAATGGVHGAALSDGEQILCFFEDVGRHNALDKITGWCLLHGITTRDKVLLFSGRVSSEILVKSARLGVPVIISRSAPTDLALELARQLNITVVGFARGNKMNIYTLGERIV
- a CDS encoding MogA/MoaB family molybdenum cofactor biosynthesis protein: MFKVAILTMSDKGSRGEREDRSAGVIGELVAQQGWTVAEYRVIPDDYDTIVETLIDLVDRGRLDLIITTGGTGFSPRDNTPEATRAVIHREAPGLAEAMRLESMKKTNRAMLSRAVAGIRHSTLIVNLPGSPKGVRECLEAILPALPHGLEILTGQAQDCGSAG
- the groES gene encoding co-chaperone GroES is translated as MIRPLGDRVVVKPLPSEEVTKSGIVLPDTAKEKPQQGEVVAVGSGRLLDNGQRVAIDLKAGDKVLFSKYAGNDIKIDEVEYLILREMDILGVIE
- the groL gene encoding chaperonin GroEL (60 kDa chaperone family; promotes refolding of misfolded polypeptides especially under stressful conditions; forms two stacked rings of heptamers to form a barrel-shaped 14mer; ends can be capped by GroES; misfolded proteins enter the barrel where they are refolded when GroES binds); amino-acid sequence: MAGKEIIFREDARKALEKGVNALAEAVKVTLGPKGRNVVLEKKFGSPMITNDGVTIAREIELEDPFENMGAQLVKEVATKTNDVAGDGTTTATLLAQALVREGLKNVAAGANPMIIKRGIEKAVEKAVDAIKGSAKTVESKSAIAQVASISANDDSIGNLIADAMEKVGKDGVITVEESKGIGTTLEVVEGMNFDRGYISPYMITDTDKMEANLDDPYILITDRKISAVADILPVLEKVVQSGKALVIIAEDVEGEALATLVLNKLRGTFTCVAVKAPGFGDRRKAMLQDIGILTGGTVISEEVGLKLDKADITMLGRASKVRIKKEETIIVGGAGSTDDITARVTQIKKQIEETTSDFDREKLQERLAKLAGGVAVIQVGAATETELKEKKLRIEDALNATRAAVEEGIVSGGGVAYVQGINALTDLTTETMDEKVGVDIVRRALEEPLRQIASNAGMEGSVVVEKVRVAEAGVGFNALSGEYVNMIDAGIVDPAKVTRSALQNAASIAAMILTTETLVAEKPEDNKGGGGMPPGMGGMGGMGGMM
- a CDS encoding helix-turn-helix domain-containing protein, which encodes MEVCYNKLFKLLIDKGIKKTELRKMTGISPNTLTKLSNNEFVSMAVLVKICRQLNCDFGDIVEIVESPEYKTANPKG
- a CDS encoding DUF1819 family protein, giving the protein MENIGEGDMTRKEYSAGAVKRSFWFAEFRKVVNLLNSGKTLNEIKTLNLEENIFSAPTQARAIQIFNAVSSRVKNIDKSFYQLFERCDIANQKIIVLTAVMQSDSLFFDFIYEVYREKLIIGDNELTDRDFSIFFKNKQLQSEKVASWTDYTLKRLSTCYKTMLMEAGIINRAIGNRKILKPILDKSLENCLLANRMEITLHALTGVR
- a CDS encoding DUF1788 domain-containing protein, coding for MRSLEEKLDGAERKIKTESFRQNKGLGNEVGYYVFDYPADKELMVRERIAYMKAKNAKGTDGFELVVYDLYDIIIDLLEKEGFMEQCFKFEKKKGLERVVKAVGNLLQFNDENNLIVQYIQEHTPGDAVIFLVGIGKCYPLLRSHKVLNNLHQVIDRVPVVLFYPGKYDGQELVLFSEIKDGNYYRAFRLVD
- the brxC gene encoding BREX system P-loop protein BrxC translates to MLIKDMFVKRIDRDIKGVIKVGQADDENIRQELEEYVVTRELQKHFADFFGSYKKGINGYTDKMGVWISGFFGSGKSHFLKILSYLLENKEVNGKKALDYFVEDNKIIDPMVLADMKLAAGVSTDVILFNIDSKSEITGKHNKDAIVSVFLKVFNEMQGFCGSIPFLADLERQLTEKDRYKEFKQLFKKDFGGTWEASRHKFDFIQDSIVDVLSEMGFMSKSAARNWCEKATEPYRISIEDFAKMVKEYLDRKGHNHHIVFLVDEIGQYIGDDSKLMLNLQTVTEDLGTACRGKVWIVVTSQQDIDSVTKTKGNDFSKITGRFDTRLSLSSANVDEVIKKRILAKTATAEQTLRLLYEQKATIIKNLIVFNDGVEKKLYSDDDDFAAVYPFVPYQFNLLAGVLTSIRTHGASGKHLSEGERSMIALFKESAMKLMHEQSGAMIPFNVFYDALHQFLDHSHKGVISRALDNDFINPDHEVDCFNVNVLKTLFMIKYVKEITANIDNITSLMIPDIDTDRIALKKQVEEALKILVRQMLVQKNGDIYVFLTDEEQEINREIENQHVEMSEVLGKVSELIFEDIFSGKKYRYPAFNGRYSFAFNQIVDDRHYKANQNHDIGVRVLTPNSDYGAQETTLRLMSGQGREVLVVLPNDAAFLNEMTSALKIEKYLRFASSNNALVKFEQIKEAKRVEMRERGANAKLFLIEAMKNADIYVNGDKAPIGAKGVTVRINDALGRLVATVYHKLPYIDVAMSEANIKALFNNTKQLTLTLEGGTEPNIHALNDMLNYIGGNSSMHMKTSMKSLMDRFMKAPYGFVEDDVEWLVAKLFKNGDITLTVNGSTVTLLNKTGDEIVRYITKKEYVEKLLVERREKATDKQKKAVREVMKELFGVSSIHDDDDSMMRSFQSYSQTMLNELEKFEIMYNSQNLPGKKTVATGKGLLRGVIQILSPVEFFQKINHDKDDYLDFAEDYEPVKSFFAGEQKTIFERALRLMKIYDESKTFIVDEKVEEYVAAVKAILHKDAPYSDIPKLPELLDNFNEAYAGVLESMVAPIIAAIDDAKARVFELLNTKTYKAEFRERFIKLFDELHDKATHCNNVATLQNIKVEADALKVRLLNEMDKKDELLAAQSVKDVRVKYGQNGGKIVVPQPKPKMKKKKNISIKTISVSSSWRIETAEDVEKYMAALKERILKELEEDTIVNIEF